A DNA window from Arachis duranensis cultivar V14167 chromosome 3, aradu.V14167.gnm2.J7QH, whole genome shotgun sequence contains the following coding sequences:
- the LOC107478834 gene encoding translation machinery-associated protein 22: MADKPQPVRVVYCPVCSMPPEYCEFGPDFEKCKPWLIQNFPDLYPDLLKETNERDADKVADKLQVTGISSGSSDGAATSAPKQEEVKRLPGGKIKKKEKQEVVIEKVIRNKRKCITTVKGLELFGVKLSDASKKLGKKFATGASVVKGPTEKDQIDVQGDISYDIVEFITDTWPDVPESAIYFIEDGKKVPAA; encoded by the exons ATGGCAGACAAACCCCAACCGGTTCGGGTAGTGTACTGCCCCGTGTGCTCTATGCCACCCGAATACTGCGAATTCGGACCCgatttcgaaaaatgcaaacCCTGGTTGATCCAAAACTTCCCTGACCTATATCCCGATCTTCTCAAAG AAACGAATGAAAGGGATGCTGATAAAGTTGCTGATAAGCTTCAAGTTACCGGTATATCTTCGGGGTCTAGTGATGGAGCTGCTACCTCag CACCAAAGCAAGAAGAGGTCAAGCGTCTTCCTGGTGggaagataaagaaaaag GAGAAGCAAGAGGTTGTTATTGAGAAAGTCATTCGTAACAAACGAAAATGTATCACGACTGTGAAAGGACTAGAACTTTTTG GTGTCAAGCTCAGTGATGCTTCAAAGAAACTTGGTAAAAAGTTTGCTACAGGAGCCTCTGTTGTAAAG GGTCCAACTGAGAAAGACCAAATTGATGTTCAAGGGGATATATCTTATGACATTGTGGAGTTCATTACAGATACATGGCCTGAT GTCCCAGAAAGTGCAATTTACTTcatagaggatggaaagaaggTTCCAGCTGCTTGA